In uncultured Ilyobacter sp., a genomic segment contains:
- the upp gene encoding uracil phosphoribosyltransferase, translated as MAIVEVNHPLIQHKLTFLRNKDTDTKTFRETLNEIAGLMTYEATKELKLEETEVETPLMKTKSHILPDKAVAVVPILRAGLGMVDGILALVPTAKVGHIGVYRNEETLEPVYYYCKLPTDIAERKVILVDPMLATGGSAIYAIDYLKENGVTDITFMCLVAAPEGLAKVIKKHPDVDIYAAKIDQGLDENGYIYPGLGDCGDRIFGTK; from the coding sequence ATGGCGATAGTAGAAGTAAATCATCCGCTGATTCAGCACAAGCTAACTTTTTTGAGAAACAAAGACACAGATACAAAGACTTTTAGAGAAACTCTAAATGAAATCGCAGGTCTTATGACTTATGAGGCTACAAAAGAGCTAAAGTTGGAAGAAACAGAGGTAGAAACTCCCTTGATGAAGACAAAGTCACATATTCTTCCAGACAAGGCAGTTGCTGTGGTTCCTATCCTTAGAGCAGGTCTAGGAATGGTAGACGGGATACTAGCCCTTGTTCCTACGGCAAAAGTAGGACACATAGGTGTGTACAGAAATGAAGAGACATTAGAGCCTGTATACTACTACTGCAAACTTCCTACAGATATAGCTGAGAGAAAGGTAATTCTTGTAGACCCTATGTTAGCAACAGGTGGATCTGCAATTTATGCTATTGACTATCTTAAAGAAAACGGTGTTACCGACATAACTTTTATGTGTCTTGTAGCTGCACCAGAGGGACTTGCAAAGGTAATCAAAAAACACCCAGACGTAGATATCTACGCTGCAAAGATTGATCAGGGACTAGATGAAAACGGATATATATATCCAGGTCTTGGAGACTGTGGAGACAGAATATTCGGAACTAAATAA
- the rpmE gene encoding 50S ribosomal protein L31, translated as MRKGIHPNYHVVTVDCTCGERFETRSTYSKGDEIKVAVCSKCHPFYTGKAKFIDAAGRVDKFNKKYGMKK; from the coding sequence ATGAGAAAAGGAATTCATCCTAATTATCATGTAGTTACTGTTGATTGCACATGTGGAGAAAGATTTGAAACTAGATCAACTTATTCAAAAGGTGACGAAATCAAAGTAGCTGTATGTTCAAAGTGTCATCCATTCTACACTGGTAAAGCGAAGTTTATCGACGCTGCTGGTAGAGTAGACAAGTTCAACAAAAAGTACGGAATGAAAAAATAA